In Ruminiclostridium papyrosolvens DSM 2782, the following proteins share a genomic window:
- the nadC gene encoding carboxylating nicotinate-nucleotide diphosphorylase yields the protein MKLSKLYIHEIVMNALKEDMPLGDITTDNIISEGDSSKAEFLAKQDAVIVGLDVAKYVFEVLDGDVCFKAFVKDGDKVSKGDIIAEVSGPTRALLKGERTALNFMQRLSAVATMTNRYVSKVQGLPVKVTDTRKTTPGMRLLEKYAVNAGGGANHRFSLSDGVLIKDNHIAAAGGIRNAVERVRSSIPHTVKIEVEVESMEEVREALECKADIIMLDNMSNEQMTEAVKFIDKRALVEASGNISEETIYNVALTGVDIISIGKLTHSANSVDISMNIE from the coding sequence ATGAAACTCAGTAAACTTTATATCCATGAAATAGTTATGAATGCACTAAAGGAAGATATGCCTCTGGGTGATATTACTACAGATAATATTATTTCAGAAGGCGATTCATCCAAGGCTGAATTTCTGGCTAAGCAAGACGCTGTTATAGTCGGACTTGATGTTGCAAAGTATGTTTTTGAAGTACTGGATGGCGACGTGTGTTTCAAAGCCTTTGTAAAGGATGGGGACAAGGTATCAAAAGGGGATATTATTGCAGAAGTAAGCGGTCCTACCAGAGCCTTGCTAAAAGGTGAAAGGACTGCATTAAACTTTATGCAAAGGCTGTCTGCAGTTGCTACAATGACTAACAGATATGTTAGCAAAGTACAGGGTTTGCCTGTAAAGGTAACTGATACAAGAAAGACTACTCCCGGTATGAGACTTTTGGAAAAGTATGCAGTTAATGCAGGCGGAGGAGCCAATCACAGATTTTCACTTTCTGACGGCGTTCTAATCAAGGATAACCATATTGCTGCTGCCGGAGGCATAAGAAATGCAGTTGAACGCGTAAGAAGCAGTATTCCTCATACTGTAAAGATTGAGGTAGAGGTAGAGTCCATGGAAGAGGTTCGTGAGGCCTTGGAGTGCAAAGCTGATATAATTATGCTTGATAATATGTCAAATGAACAGATGACAGAGGCAGTTAAGTTTATAGATAAGAGGGCGCTTGTAGAGGCTTCGGGAAATATAAGTGAAGAAACAATATACAATGTTGCTTTAACAGGAGTTGATATTATATCTATAGGTAAACTTACTCACTCTGCTAATTCTGTTGATATAAGTATGAATATTGAGTAA
- the nadB gene encoding L-aspartate oxidase, whose protein sequence is MEEDSNKVDVEVIRKDVLIIGSGIAGVYTALEIPDSFQIGIITKETLDISNSVLAQGGIAVSLDEKNDSPQLHFKDTLFAGAGLNDETSVWVLVEEAAENIRTLCSLGVNFDKSGQQLSLTREGAHSVNRIIHSGDTTGKEVCDKLIEVARKKKNISIFESHFAVDLIIQNGNCSGVIVYDEKPDKIKIFLSNSVVIATGGFGQIYSHTTNPEVATGDGVGMCLRAGAQAMDMEFVQFHPTVLYHPKDKSFLISEAVRGEGARLKNCKGEAFMKKYHELGELAPRDVVSRAIFKEMSLTDSKNVFLDITFKSREYLENRFPNIFKTCLDYGIDISKDFIPVAPAEHYCMGGIRTDVDGQTNIPGLYACGEVACTGIHGANRLASNSLLEGLVFGRKIARKIGTDGKHTNNLSVDSKISFVSNKASDAALKAMKEEIQAAMTKYVGIIRNHQSLEKAAEIINAVYKKYTDLSGFSLVKLEVLNMLTVAGLVIESALERKESRGAHYRTDFDKTDDVNWRKNIVKELEKGKMSSPF, encoded by the coding sequence ATGGAAGAGGATAGTAATAAGGTTGACGTTGAGGTCATACGCAAGGATGTCTTAATTATTGGTAGTGGAATAGCCGGAGTATATACTGCATTGGAGATACCCGACAGTTTCCAGATTGGGATAATTACAAAGGAGACACTGGACATTAGTAATTCAGTTCTTGCGCAGGGTGGAATAGCAGTATCTCTCGATGAGAAGAATGATTCGCCTCAGTTACATTTCAAAGATACTCTTTTTGCCGGTGCAGGATTAAACGATGAGACAAGCGTATGGGTTTTGGTAGAAGAGGCTGCTGAAAATATTAGAACACTATGCAGTCTGGGTGTGAACTTTGATAAAAGCGGTCAACAGCTATCCCTTACAAGAGAAGGTGCCCACAGCGTAAACAGGATTATCCACTCAGGTGATACAACAGGCAAGGAAGTCTGTGATAAGCTTATTGAGGTTGCCAGAAAGAAGAAGAACATATCTATTTTTGAAAGCCATTTTGCTGTTGACCTTATTATTCAAAATGGAAATTGCAGCGGAGTTATAGTTTATGATGAAAAACCGGATAAAATAAAAATTTTCCTTTCAAATTCTGTTGTTATTGCAACGGGAGGTTTTGGACAAATTTATTCACATACTACAAATCCGGAGGTTGCAACCGGAGACGGAGTAGGAATGTGTCTTAGAGCAGGTGCGCAGGCAATGGATATGGAATTCGTACAATTCCATCCTACAGTACTGTACCACCCAAAAGACAAAAGCTTTTTAATTTCTGAGGCAGTCAGGGGAGAAGGTGCACGCCTTAAAAATTGCAAGGGTGAAGCTTTTATGAAAAAATACCATGAATTAGGCGAGCTTGCACCTAGAGATGTTGTTTCAAGAGCTATTTTTAAGGAAATGTCTCTTACTGACTCTAAAAACGTTTTTCTGGATATTACTTTTAAAAGCAGAGAATATCTCGAAAATAGATTTCCAAATATTTTTAAGACATGCCTTGATTACGGGATAGATATATCCAAGGACTTTATTCCGGTTGCTCCGGCAGAGCACTACTGTATGGGGGGAATCAGAACAGATGTTGATGGTCAGACCAATATCCCCGGCTTATATGCATGTGGTGAAGTAGCTTGTACCGGGATTCACGGAGCAAACAGGCTGGCAAGTAATTCCTTGCTGGAAGGACTGGTTTTCGGAAGGAAAATTGCCAGAAAAATCGGGACAGATGGTAAACATACTAATAACTTATCTGTGGATTCAAAGATAAGTTTTGTTTCCAATAAAGCTAGCGATGCAGCTCTCAAAGCTATGAAGGAAGAGATACAGGCTGCCATGACTAAGTATGTTGGTATAATCAGAAATCATCAAAGTCTTGAAAAGGCCGCTGAAATTATTAATGCTGTATATAAAAAATACACAGATTTATCAGGCTTCAGTCTTGTGAAGCTGGAAGTGCTGAATATGCTGACAGTAGCAGGTCTAGTTATAGAATCTGCCCTTGAGAGAAAAGAGAGCAGAGGAGCGCATTATAGAACGGATTTTGACAAGACGGATGATGTTAATTGGAGAAAAAACATTGTTAAAGAATTGGAGAAGGGCAAGATGTCTTCACCATTTTAA
- the nadA gene encoding quinolinate synthase NadA gives MDKNLLISNINKMKKEHNAVIVAHSYQVDEVQEIADVTGDSFALSQFCASSQADTIVFCGVHFMAESAKILSPEKTVLLPEINAGCPMADMVTADALKEAKKKYPDAAVVCYINSSAEVKAECDICCTSSNAVNVIRAIDKKDIIFAPDKNLGSYVAKMVPEKNIIFWEGYCITHHKIKADAVLESKRLHPDAILLVHPECQPEIQELADFVGSTKQIIDYARNSEHDKFIIGTEMGVLYQLKKENPNKTFYMMSTGLICPNMKKTSLQSVHDALAKRQYEITLDRDIIERASGSLNRMLAVGK, from the coding sequence ATGGATAAAAATTTGTTGATTAGTAATATTAACAAAATGAAGAAAGAGCATAATGCAGTTATTGTTGCTCATAGCTATCAGGTTGATGAGGTACAGGAAATTGCTGACGTTACGGGAGATTCTTTTGCTTTAAGCCAGTTTTGTGCTTCCAGCCAGGCTGATACCATAGTTTTCTGCGGAGTTCATTTTATGGCGGAAAGTGCTAAAATCCTATCGCCTGAAAAGACGGTTCTGTTGCCTGAAATAAATGCAGGTTGTCCCATGGCAGATATGGTTACGGCTGATGCTTTGAAAGAAGCAAAAAAGAAGTATCCTGATGCAGCTGTTGTATGTTATATAAATTCAAGTGCAGAAGTTAAGGCAGAATGTGATATTTGTTGTACTTCATCTAATGCAGTGAATGTTATCAGAGCAATTGACAAAAAGGATATTATTTTTGCTCCTGACAAGAATCTTGGCAGTTATGTTGCAAAAATGGTGCCTGAGAAGAATATTATTTTTTGGGAAGGTTACTGTATCACACACCATAAAATTAAGGCAGATGCGGTTTTAGAGTCAAAGAGACTCCATCCTGATGCTATCTTACTAGTACACCCGGAATGTCAACCGGAAATACAGGAACTTGCAGATTTCGTGGGAAGCACAAAGCAGATTATTGATTACGCGAGAAATTCGGAACATGATAAATTTATTATTGGAACCGAGATGGGTGTTCTTTATCAGCTGAAAAAGGAAAACCCTAATAAGACTTTTTATATGATGTCCACTGGGCTGATTTGTCCGAATATGAAGAAGACATCATTACAGAGTGTTCATGATGCTTTGGCAAAAAGGCAATATGAAATAACTCTGGACAGAGATATTATTGAGCGCGCATCCGGTAGTTTAAATAGAATGCTGGCAGTAGGAAAATAG
- a CDS encoding FeoB-associated Cys-rich membrane protein: protein MIQFLKDNIATILISAVIFVLVAWIIIHKIIQRKNGESSCGCGCSGCPEANKCHK from the coding sequence ATGATACAATTTTTAAAAGATAATATTGCAACGATTTTAATATCTGCTGTGATTTTTGTATTAGTGGCCTGGATTATAATTCACAAAATCATACAGAGAAAAAATGGCGAATCAAGCTGCGGATGCGGATGTTCAGGTTGTCCTGAAGCCAACAAATGCCACAAGTAG